One Primulina tabacum isolate GXHZ01 chromosome 10, ASM2559414v2, whole genome shotgun sequence DNA segment encodes these proteins:
- the LOC142506248 gene encoding putative CoA ligase CCL6 isoform X3, with amino-acid sequence MLGLGTPSKNRWNGWCTYNWLTYQEVYGIQPSRLVPPFVLVASIQHHGNWGIWRKDLSKKKRLHSSTNWFFDKIKQASGGCVRLILFGAAPLPKHIEEFLRVTSCCVLSQGYGLTESCGGCSTSIANVFSMMGTVGVPMTTIGVRLESVPEMGYDASSVVPRGEICLRGTTLFSGYYKREDLTNEVLADGWFHTGDIGEWQPNEEMKIIDRKKKIFKLSQGEYVAVENIESVYSRCSLVTSVSHRKFTKQFVCSCLISGRAKLFA; translated from the exons ATGTTGGGACTTGGGACGCCGTCCAAAAATCGATGGAACG GCTGGTGCACATACAACTGGCTGACATACCAAGAAGTCTACGGTATACAGCCCTCAAGATTGGTTCCGCCATTCGTGCTCGTGGCGTCAATCCA GCATCATGGAAATTGGGGAATATGGAGAAAGGACTTAAGCAAGAAGAAGCGTCTCCATTCTTCGACAAACTGGTTCTTTGATAAG ATTAAACAAGCATCTGGGGGATGCGTCCGCCTTATATTGTTTGGAGCTGCACCTTTACCTAAGCACATCGAGGAGTTTCTAAGAGTGACAAGTTGTTGTGTGTTATCGCAAGGATACG GACTAACGGAAAGTTGTGGTGGATGTAGCACTTCCATAGCTAACGTGTTTTCAATGATGGGAACTGTGGGTGTCCCGATGACTACCATCGGAGTAAGGCTTGAATCAGTACCTGAGATGGGATACGATGCATCTTCTGTTGTTCCAAGAGGTGAAATTTGTCTACGAGGAACAACGTTGTTCTCTGGGTACTATAAACGTGAGGATCTCACAAATGAAGTACTTGCCGACGGATGGTTCCATACTG GTGATATTGGAGAGTGGCAGCCTAATGAGGAGATGAAAATCATTGATAGGAAGAAGAAAATTTTCAAGCTGTCTCAAGGGGAATATGTTGCCGTGGAAAACATTGAAAGTGTCTACTCGCGATGCTCTCTTGTAACATCGGTAAGTCATAGGAAATTCACGAAACAGTTTGTTTGTTCTTGTTTAATTAGTGGCAGAGCCAAACTTTTTGCATAG
- the LOC142505398 gene encoding uncharacterized protein LOC142505398 — MGNLRSFFSVQQPKYSTMKNNQITHFSHPDHPLRFDHTESPFKCDGCKEVGIGSRYRCAACDYDLHTHCAVSSTVISHPFYTKCSFQFLSRPPGPVARYCNACEKGVAGFLYHCKSCDFDLHPCCAKLPMVLDDGELKLYLYRKVSSPCNRCGRKGRSWSYRSSCKKYNLHVACVKEMLVDSWHEIYAGGAGEGSNTGNKIPSLKATLQPQNQKPGKVSKSCEMAALALQFVISAVLGDPTTLIAGLVASFMSK; from the exons atgGGGAACCTTCGGAGTTTCTTTTCTGTGCAGCAACCCAAATATTCCACCATGAAAAACAACCAAATCACCCATTTCAGCCACCCCGATCACCCCCTGAGATTCGACCACACAGAATCTCCGTTCAAATGCGACGGCTGCAAGGAGGTTGGGATCGGTTCTCGGTACAGGTGCGCCGCATGCGATTACGATCTCCACACCCATTGCGCCGTCTCCTCCACTGTCATCTCCCACCCTTTCTACACCAAGTGCTCGTTCCAGTTCCTCAGCCGGCCGCCGGGGCCGGTGGCGCGTTACTGCAACGCGTGCGAGAAGGGCGTGGCGgggttcttgtaccactgcaaGTCGTGCGACTTCGACCTCCACCCGTGCTGCGCGAAGCTCCCGATGGTGCTCGACGATGGGGAACTCAAACTCTATCTCTATAGAAAAGTTAGCTCGCCGTGTAACAG GTGTGGCAGAAAGGGGAGGAGCTGGAGTTACAGGTCTTCCTGCAAGAAGTACAACCTCCACGTGGCATGCGTGAAGGAGATGTTAGTGGACAGCTGGCACGAAATATACGCGGGCGGTGCCGGGGAGGGAAGCAACACCGGGAACAAGATCCCAAGCCTAAAAGCCACGCTACAGCCGCAGAATCAGAAACCGGGGAAAGTGAGCAAGAGCTGCGAAATGGCTGCATTGGCGCTGCAGTTTGTCATCTCCGCCGTCCTAGGGGATCCCACCACCCTCATTGCTGGTCTTGTTGCCTCTTTcatgtcaaaataa
- the LOC142506248 gene encoding putative CoA ligase CCL6 isoform X2 yields the protein MGLSNLLCNSEFLGAVSRWKEILEIICWDLGRRPKIDGTVNTWDFILFMIGWCTYNWLTYQEVYGIQPSRLVPPFVLVASIQHHGNWGIWRKDLSKKKRLHSSTNWFFDKIKQASGGCVRLILFGAAPLPKHIEEFLRVTSCCVLSQGYGLTESCGGCSTSIANVFSMMGTVGVPMTTIGVRLESVPEMGYDASSVVPRGEICLRGTTLFSGYYKREDLTNEVLADGWFHTGDIGEWQPNEEMKIIDRKKKIFKLSQGEYVAVENIESVYSRCSLVTSWC from the exons ATGGGTCTGTCGAATTTGCTGTGTAATTCTGAGTTTCTGGGTGCAGTAAGTCGGTGGAAAGAAATCCTGGAAATCATATGTTGGGACTTGGGACGCCGTCCAAAAATCGATGGAACGGTTAACACTTgggattttattttgtttatgaTTG GCTGGTGCACATACAACTGGCTGACATACCAAGAAGTCTACGGTATACAGCCCTCAAGATTGGTTCCGCCATTCGTGCTCGTGGCGTCAATCCA GCATCATGGAAATTGGGGAATATGGAGAAAGGACTTAAGCAAGAAGAAGCGTCTCCATTCTTCGACAAACTGGTTCTTTGATAAG ATTAAACAAGCATCTGGGGGATGCGTCCGCCTTATATTGTTTGGAGCTGCACCTTTACCTAAGCACATCGAGGAGTTTCTAAGAGTGACAAGTTGTTGTGTGTTATCGCAAGGATACG GACTAACGGAAAGTTGTGGTGGATGTAGCACTTCCATAGCTAACGTGTTTTCAATGATGGGAACTGTGGGTGTCCCGATGACTACCATCGGAGTAAGGCTTGAATCAGTACCTGAGATGGGATACGATGCATCTTCTGTTGTTCCAAGAGGTGAAATTTGTCTACGAGGAACAACGTTGTTCTCTGGGTACTATAAACGTGAGGATCTCACAAATGAAGTACTTGCCGACGGATGGTTCCATACTG GTGATATTGGAGAGTGGCAGCCTAATGAGGAGATGAAAATCATTGATAGGAAGAAGAAAATTTTCAAGCTGTCTCAAGGGGAATATGTTGCCGTGGAAAACATTGAAAGTGTCTACTCGCGATGCTCTCTTGTAACATCG TGGTGCTAA
- the LOC142506066 gene encoding uncharacterized protein LOC142506066: MPAVCDCGVVGCFLFFQLKSFIQKVNIHVEKIKIASILSIHPLYLRDIGLVEQLTLLPPYGLKSPEKTNFNDEYLDPLSLTRSIFFPSPEYFGLVDPRNNADNETSMYYLPDHVWLDTDGNPIQAHGGGILFDKKSETYYWYGESKNGSTYLSPETGTPRVDFIGICCYSSKDLWSWKNEGIVLPAEERNETHDLYKMYVVEKPRVIYNERSGKYVMWIHIDDVTYKKALVGVTISDSPTGPFEYLYSRCPNGFDSRDMTVFQDDNGMAYLIHCSLENKEIHISSLNEDYLDVTSDMAKVLVGQHRAAPVLFKNQGIYYMITSGCSGLAPNEALVHEADSIFGPWESIGNPCVGANKVFRAATFFSQGTFVIPMPPGSPLGSFAFMADRWNTADLRDSRYLWLPLTISPMERRYPGLPLWSRVSINWTAKWKIPFTD, translated from the coding sequence ATGCCGGCGGTTTGTGACTGCGGTGTTGTTGGCTGCTTTCTTTTCTTCCAGTTGAAATCCTTCATCCAAAAAGTGAACATacacgttgagaaaataaaaattgCTAGCATTCTTTCCATCCACCCTTTATATCTCCGTGATATTGGTCTAGTTGAGCAACTGACACTTCTCCCACCATATGGACTCAAATCTCCCGAGAAAACCAATTTCAACGACGAATATCTCGATCCCTTGTCTCTTACTCGGTCAATCTTCTTCCCAAGTCCTGAATATTTTGGTCTTGTCGATCCAAGAAACAATGCAGATAATGAAACCAGCATGTATTATTTACCAGATCATGTGTGGCTTGACACAGATGGAAATCCTATCCAGGCACATGGAGGGGGCATTTTGTTTGATAAAAAATCAGAAACTTATTATTGGTATGGTGAGAGTAAGAATGGATCCACTTATCTTTCTCCTGAAACGGGCACACCCCGTGTCGATTTCATCGGCATCTGTTGCTATTCTTCGAAAGATTTGTGGAGTTGGAAGAATGAAGGAATCGTGTTACCTGCAGAAGAAAGAAATGAGACTCATGATCTGTATAAGATGTATGTGGTTGAAAAGCCTAGGGTGATATACAATGAGAGGAGTGGAAAATATGTAATGTGGATTCATATCGATGATGTCACCTACAAGAAAGCCTTGGTTGGGGTGACGATCAGCGATTCCCCCACCGGACCATTTGAGTATCTTTACAGTCGATGCCCGAATGGATTCGACAGTAGGGATATGACGGTTTTCCAAGACGATAATGGGATGGCCTATCTGATACACTGTTCTTTGGAAAACAAGGAAATTCACATTAGTAGCTTGAATGAAGATTATCTTGATGTTACATCTGATATGGCTAAGGTACTCGTGGGACAGCACCGGGCAGCGCCTGTTTTGTTCAAGAATCAAGGGATTTACTACATGATCACCTCCGGGTGCAGCGGTTTAGCGCCGAACGAGGCATTGGTGCATGAGGCGGACTCTATTTTCGGGCCTTGGGAGAGTATAGGGAACCCTTGTGTGGGTGCGAATAAAGTTTTTAGAGCTGCTACATTCTTTTCTCAGGGTACATTCGTGATCCCGATGCCTCCGGGCTCGCCTCTTGGATCATTTGCTTTCATGGCAGATAGATGGAATACAGCTGATTTAAGGGACTCGAGGTACCTGTGGCTGCCTTTAACCATCTCACCAATGGAACGACGGTATCCTGGGCTGCCACTGTGGTCACGGGTGTCCATCAATTGGACCGCAAAGTGGAAGATTCCATTTACGGATTAG
- the LOC142506248 gene encoding putative CoA ligase CCL6 isoform X1, with translation MGLSNLLCNSEFLGAVSRWKEILEIICWDLGRRPKIDGTVNTWDFILFMIGWCTYNWLTYQEVYGIQPSRLVPPFVLVASIQHHGNWGIWRKDLSKKKRLHSSTNWFFDKIKQASGGCVRLILFGAAPLPKHIEEFLRVTSCCVLSQGYGLTESCGGCSTSIANVFSMMGTVGVPMTTIGVRLESVPEMGYDASSVVPRGEICLRGTTLFSGYYKREDLTNEVLADGWFHTGDIGEWQPNEEMKIIDRKKKIFKLSQGEYVAVENIESVYSRCSLVTSVSHRKFTKQFVCSCLISGRAKLFA, from the exons ATGGGTCTGTCGAATTTGCTGTGTAATTCTGAGTTTCTGGGTGCAGTAAGTCGGTGGAAAGAAATCCTGGAAATCATATGTTGGGACTTGGGACGCCGTCCAAAAATCGATGGAACGGTTAACACTTgggattttattttgtttatgaTTG GCTGGTGCACATACAACTGGCTGACATACCAAGAAGTCTACGGTATACAGCCCTCAAGATTGGTTCCGCCATTCGTGCTCGTGGCGTCAATCCA GCATCATGGAAATTGGGGAATATGGAGAAAGGACTTAAGCAAGAAGAAGCGTCTCCATTCTTCGACAAACTGGTTCTTTGATAAG ATTAAACAAGCATCTGGGGGATGCGTCCGCCTTATATTGTTTGGAGCTGCACCTTTACCTAAGCACATCGAGGAGTTTCTAAGAGTGACAAGTTGTTGTGTGTTATCGCAAGGATACG GACTAACGGAAAGTTGTGGTGGATGTAGCACTTCCATAGCTAACGTGTTTTCAATGATGGGAACTGTGGGTGTCCCGATGACTACCATCGGAGTAAGGCTTGAATCAGTACCTGAGATGGGATACGATGCATCTTCTGTTGTTCCAAGAGGTGAAATTTGTCTACGAGGAACAACGTTGTTCTCTGGGTACTATAAACGTGAGGATCTCACAAATGAAGTACTTGCCGACGGATGGTTCCATACTG GTGATATTGGAGAGTGGCAGCCTAATGAGGAGATGAAAATCATTGATAGGAAGAAGAAAATTTTCAAGCTGTCTCAAGGGGAATATGTTGCCGTGGAAAACATTGAAAGTGTCTACTCGCGATGCTCTCTTGTAACATCGGTAAGTCATAGGAAATTCACGAAACAGTTTGTTTGTTCTTGTTTAATTAGTGGCAGAGCCAAACTTTTTGCATAG